The following proteins are co-located in the Microvirga ossetica genome:
- a CDS encoding DUF6766 family protein has translation MRRFLRDNGLSITLFVLFLVSLVGQALTGWRANAEELRMHELPAIGLPEYLTSGHFISAVFENWESEFLQMAAYVLLTIFLFQKGAAESKKPDDDNPEDETPEKRRSDPTAPWPVHRGGLLLKLYSHSLSIALVALFVLSFWLHLAGSTQRTNEEALQHHQQIKSMVEMLAEPEFWYESFQNWQSEFLSIGVLLVLGIYLRERGSPESKPVAAPHTATGH, from the coding sequence ATGCGTCGGTTCCTGCGTGACAACGGACTGTCGATCACGTTGTTCGTCCTGTTCCTGGTCTCTCTTGTCGGCCAGGCCCTTACGGGCTGGAGAGCTAACGCGGAGGAACTCCGCATGCATGAACTTCCCGCTATTGGCCTTCCGGAGTACCTGACCAGCGGCCACTTCATCTCGGCGGTGTTCGAGAATTGGGAAAGCGAGTTCCTTCAGATGGCAGCCTACGTGCTGCTGACCATTTTCCTATTCCAGAAAGGTGCGGCCGAGTCCAAGAAGCCCGATGATGACAACCCCGAGGACGAGACGCCGGAGAAGCGCCGCAGTGACCCCACTGCGCCCTGGCCGGTCCACCGCGGCGGACTGCTGCTGAAGCTCTATTCGCACTCGCTGAGCATCGCTCTAGTGGCGCTGTTCGTCCTATCCTTCTGGCTGCATCTGGCAGGCAGTACACAGCGGACGAACGAGGAAGCGCTTCAGCACCATCAGCAGATAAAGTCCATGGTTGAGATGCTGGCCGAGCCGGAGTTCTGGTACGAGAGCTTCCAGAACTGGCAGAGCGAGTTCCTGTCAATCGGGGTGCTGTTGGTGCTCGGCATCTACCTGCGTGAGCGCGGATCACCAGAGTCCAAGCCCGTAGCCGCGCCGCACACCGCGACGGGGCACTGA
- a CDS encoding DUF6772 family protein: MRLALLRADPKLSRFDPLPRIISHDCFSTGYCGWSQLVGNYENDLDTMLPGYAQHTSAMLSTLPHWDSGSHGGMGSSYALKIATRPRKGAQNVAIKRHTFRQRGRIRFEVYFTFKPEATELKLSETDVRSVGFLFDLQSGDQDDGGERVMPHLRFLNALDGQHVQKWQFKRRTTELKPIGNTNKTLSHYHLAEEDWEDLPGGAQRLCYNEIPTKINWTYLAFDFDLAEMKALSFRCNDRTFDMSGFESIRIPAMKNLWCMLNFCLFAETDADKRAFLYVDSVCISGDF; this comes from the coding sequence ATGCGGCTTGCGCTGCTGCGCGCCGATCCCAAGCTCAGCCGGTTCGATCCCCTGCCGCGCATCATCAGTCACGACTGCTTTTCCACCGGCTATTGCGGCTGGTCGCAGCTCGTCGGCAATTACGAGAACGATCTCGATACGATGCTGCCCGGCTACGCTCAGCATACGAGCGCAATGCTCTCGACGCTGCCGCATTGGGATTCCGGATCGCATGGCGGCATGGGATCGTCCTACGCCCTCAAAATCGCGACGCGTCCGCGCAAGGGAGCGCAGAACGTCGCCATCAAGCGGCACACCTTCCGCCAGCGTGGTAGGATCCGGTTCGAGGTCTATTTCACCTTCAAGCCGGAGGCGACGGAACTCAAGCTCAGCGAAACCGACGTGCGTTCCGTCGGCTTCCTGTTCGATCTGCAGTCGGGCGACCAGGACGATGGCGGCGAGCGCGTGATGCCCCATCTGCGCTTCCTCAATGCGCTGGACGGTCAACATGTGCAGAAGTGGCAGTTCAAGCGCCGGACCACCGAACTGAAGCCGATCGGCAACACCAACAAGACCCTCAGCCACTATCATCTGGCGGAGGAAGACTGGGAGGACTTGCCCGGAGGCGCGCAGCGCCTGTGCTACAACGAGATCCCGACCAAGATAAACTGGACCTATCTCGCTTTCGATTTCGATCTGGCGGAGATGAAAGCCCTGTCCTTCCGCTGCAACGATCGCACGTTCGACATGTCGGGCTTCGAGTCGATCCGCATACCGGCAATGAAAAATCTCTGGTGCATGCTGAACTTCTGCCTTTTCGCCGAAACCGATGCGGATAAGCGCGCTTTCCTGTATGTCGATTCCGTCTGCATCTCGGGAGATTTCTGA
- a CDS encoding SDR family NAD(P)-dependent oxidoreductase: protein MSGAFSLLGRRALVTGANSGIGRAIALGLARQGADVAVHGHGDRSGLASVRAEIGAIGRAAIDFEADFLDPSAPEALARRVTNAFGPVDILIANAAIEHRTSWQDVTGDHLARHFTANFASLVALCRALVPAMAERGWGRVVATGSVMAARPRAETVAYAAFKSAQLTAIRAIAREVALRGVTMNVISPGAIETERMADRYADASFRRAVAAKIPVGRPGRPEDCVGPAIFLCSDEAAYLTGVDIPVDGGWTIGDAPGTLPGETA, encoded by the coding sequence ATGAGCGGCGCCTTCTCACTCCTCGGCCGCCGCGCGCTCGTGACCGGCGCCAATTCGGGCATCGGGCGGGCCATCGCCCTGGGCTTGGCGAGGCAGGGCGCGGACGTGGCGGTCCACGGTCACGGCGACCGGAGCGGGCTGGCATCGGTCCGTGCCGAGATCGGCGCCATCGGCCGCGCCGCGATCGATTTCGAAGCGGATTTCCTGGACCCCTCTGCGCCCGAAGCGCTCGCGCGCCGGGTTACGAACGCGTTCGGGCCCGTCGACATCCTGATCGCCAATGCGGCCATCGAGCATCGCACGTCTTGGCAAGATGTGACGGGCGATCATCTCGCGCGCCACTTCACCGCAAATTTCGCCTCGCTTGTTGCGCTCTGCCGCGCTCTTGTCCCTGCGATGGCGGAGCGTGGATGGGGGCGCGTCGTGGCCACGGGCAGCGTCATGGCGGCCCGGCCGCGTGCCGAGACCGTCGCCTATGCCGCGTTCAAATCGGCGCAGCTCACCGCCATTCGCGCCATCGCCCGTGAGGTCGCCCTTCGCGGAGTGACCATGAACGTGATCTCTCCGGGCGCGATCGAGACGGAGCGTATGGCGGACCGCTATGCCGATGCCTCGTTCCGCCGTGCCGTTGCCGCCAAGATTCCCGTCGGGCGCCCCGGCCGGCCGGAGGATTGTGTCGGCCCCGCGATCTTCCTGTGCTCGGACGAAGCAGCCTATCTCACCGGGGTGGACATACCGGTCGACGGCGGTTGGACGATTGGCGATGCGCCGGGCACGCTGCCGGGGGAGACCGCTTGA
- a CDS encoding carbohydrate ABC transporter permease has translation MRDTAHREDAPWLTLRMREAMEAWLFISPTLAGFLIFFVGPLIAVVWYSLTEWNLLTQQATFVGLDNYSDALFRNPDFWHVVRNSVIFAVGLVPLNMALALLLALALSRRFPGVIVFRTVFFAPVVTSAVAWAIVWKFLLQGEAGFINQILAQVGIDGPNWLREPNWAMAAVIVTRVIKMVGLNMILYIAALQAIPRDYEAAARLEGASGWQIFRWIVWPLLGPTTLVIMVITTIGSFKVFDHIYQMTGGGPENGTLVLAYYIYQQGFQFFDVGYASALAMIMFVIVMVLTIVQLVLRRRDT, from the coding sequence ATACGGGACACGGCGCACCGCGAGGATGCGCCGTGGCTCACCTTGAGGATGCGTGAGGCGATGGAGGCATGGCTCTTCATCAGCCCCACGCTGGCCGGCTTCCTCATCTTCTTCGTCGGGCCGCTGATTGCGGTGGTCTGGTATTCGTTGACCGAGTGGAACCTGCTCACCCAGCAGGCCACCTTCGTCGGACTCGACAATTACAGCGACGCGCTGTTCCGCAATCCCGATTTCTGGCACGTCGTCCGCAACTCGGTGATCTTCGCCGTCGGGCTGGTGCCTCTCAACATGGCGCTTGCCCTCTTGCTGGCGCTTGCCCTCTCGCGACGTTTCCCGGGCGTGATCGTCTTCCGCACCGTTTTCTTCGCACCGGTGGTCACATCGGCCGTAGCCTGGGCGATCGTCTGGAAGTTCCTGCTTCAGGGGGAGGCGGGATTCATCAACCAGATCCTCGCTCAGGTCGGCATCGACGGGCCCAATTGGCTGCGCGAACCGAATTGGGCGATGGCGGCCGTGATCGTGACCCGCGTCATCAAGATGGTGGGCCTCAACATGATCCTCTACATCGCGGCGCTGCAGGCGATCCCGCGCGACTATGAGGCGGCGGCCCGGCTGGAGGGGGCATCGGGCTGGCAGATCTTCCGCTGGATCGTCTGGCCGCTCCTGGGTCCCACGACGCTGGTCATCATGGTCATCACCACGATCGGGTCGTTCAAGGTCTTCGACCACATCTATCAGATGACCGGCGGCGGACCTGAGAACGGTACTCTCGTCCTCGCGTACTACATCTATCAGCAAGGTTTCCAGTTCTTCGACGTCGGCTATGCGTCGGCGCTCGCCATGATCATGTTCGTCATCGTCATGGTCCTGACAATCGTCCAGCTCGTGCTGCGCCGGAGGGACACGTGA
- a CDS encoding ABC transporter substrate-binding protein, translating to MMLRRTFLALATGVAALGLGLGGVSAQELPKLKQKDKYKVGFAQTESNNPWRIAQTESMKAEAAKLGHQLVYTDAAGSAAKQVADVNSMIAQGVDLIFLAPREEKPLIPAVMAAKKAGIPVVLLDRNVDQSLAKAGRDYVTFIGSDFVDEGKRAAEALTKAVNGNAKIIQLEGTTGSSPANDRRKGFEDYIKAHSGMKIVASQSGDFARDKGRQVAETLLQAHPDATAIYAHNDEMAIGAIAALEAAGKKPGKDVIVVSVDGTRDALQAIIDGKMLATVECNPKFGPKAFETLARFSKGEQIQPWVVNTDRFFDKSNAAQLIADAY from the coding sequence ATGATGCTGAGACGAACTTTCCTTGCACTTGCGACGGGTGTGGCTGCCCTTGGCCTGGGACTTGGCGGCGTGTCGGCGCAGGAGCTGCCCAAGCTGAAGCAGAAGGACAAATACAAGGTCGGCTTCGCTCAGACGGAGTCCAACAATCCCTGGCGCATTGCCCAGACGGAGAGCATGAAGGCTGAAGCCGCGAAGCTCGGACACCAGCTCGTCTATACGGACGCAGCCGGTTCGGCCGCCAAGCAGGTGGCCGATGTCAACTCGATGATTGCCCAGGGCGTCGATCTGATCTTCCTGGCCCCGCGCGAGGAGAAGCCCCTCATCCCTGCCGTCATGGCAGCCAAGAAGGCGGGCATTCCGGTCGTCCTGCTTGACCGCAACGTGGACCAGAGCCTCGCCAAGGCCGGTCGGGATTATGTCACCTTCATCGGGTCCGACTTCGTGGACGAAGGCAAGCGCGCGGCTGAGGCCCTGACCAAGGCCGTCAATGGCAATGCCAAGATCATCCAGCTCGAAGGCACCACGGGCTCTTCGCCGGCCAATGATCGGCGCAAGGGCTTCGAGGATTACATCAAGGCTCATTCGGGCATGAAGATCGTGGCGTCCCAGTCCGGCGACTTCGCCCGCGACAAGGGCCGTCAGGTCGCCGAGACGCTGCTGCAGGCCCACCCCGACGCAACGGCGATCTATGCTCACAACGACGAGATGGCGATTGGCGCCATCGCGGCTCTCGAGGCCGCCGGCAAGAAGCCGGGCAAGGACGTGATCGTCGTCTCCGTCGACGGCACGCGCGATGCGCTGCAGGCCATCATCGACGGCAAGATGCTCGCCACCGTGGAGTGCAATCCTAAGTTCGGACCGAAAGCCTTCGAGACCTTGGCTCGCTTTTCCAAAGGCGAGCAGATCCAGCCGTGGGTAGTGAACACCGACCGCTTCTTCGACAAGTCGAACGCGGCCCAGCTCATCGCCGACGCGTACTGA
- a CDS encoding mandelate racemase/muconate lactonizing enzyme family protein: MPTGTNSAEIRITDVIAHPLTQRLPRPTVTSWGTYTDVSIVLVEVRTDAGITGVGEALARFSPKAYAELIETSLKPRLVGGNPTDIQAHWRTMRRALSGRAGGMLFEAISGVDIALWDILGKVAGLPVHRLLGGMGRTEVPVYAASVNWGSDEFMDRELDGYLEKGFPRIKIKIANPVRDACRRIARLRKRAGDEIELCVDANWAYTLEEAVEVGRALSDNAYFWFEEPLRPEDEAGYEELHRRCATPLAAGESNYTLDQAMRLVANQTLSYLQPDVARSGGISETRRMAEFAAAHDVQYAPHIGMSGIVCETASVHLAAAMPNIRAMECETDSSPFKTALTGAAPGADRQKNGMLPVPTGPGLGIEIDWDAVARLRA; this comes from the coding sequence GTGCCGACGGGAACGAACAGCGCGGAGATCCGCATCACCGACGTGATCGCCCATCCGCTGACGCAGAGACTGCCGCGGCCGACCGTGACCTCGTGGGGGACGTATACTGACGTCTCGATCGTACTGGTCGAGGTACGAACCGATGCCGGCATCACGGGCGTCGGTGAGGCGCTGGCGCGCTTTTCCCCGAAGGCCTATGCGGAGCTGATCGAGACCTCGCTGAAGCCGCGCCTGGTCGGCGGCAATCCCACCGATATCCAAGCCCATTGGCGCACGATGCGGCGTGCTCTTTCCGGACGCGCCGGCGGCATGCTGTTCGAGGCGATCTCCGGGGTGGACATCGCCCTTTGGGACATCCTCGGCAAGGTGGCCGGCCTGCCGGTTCATCGCCTGCTCGGCGGCATGGGCCGCACGGAAGTGCCTGTCTATGCGGCTTCCGTGAACTGGGGCAGCGACGAGTTCATGGACCGTGAGCTCGACGGCTACCTGGAGAAGGGATTCCCGCGGATCAAAATCAAGATCGCGAACCCGGTCAGGGATGCATGCCGGCGCATTGCCCGCCTGCGCAAACGTGCGGGCGACGAGATCGAGCTCTGCGTCGATGCCAATTGGGCCTATACGCTGGAAGAGGCAGTCGAAGTGGGCCGCGCTTTGTCCGACAACGCCTATTTCTGGTTCGAAGAGCCACTGAGGCCGGAGGACGAGGCCGGCTACGAAGAGCTTCACCGCCGATGCGCCACGCCGCTTGCGGCAGGCGAAAGCAACTATACGCTTGATCAGGCGATGCGGCTCGTCGCCAACCAGACGCTCTCCTACCTTCAGCCGGACGTTGCCCGTTCCGGTGGCATCAGCGAGACGCGTCGCATGGCCGAGTTCGCTGCCGCGCATGATGTTCAATATGCGCCCCATATCGGCATGTCCGGCATCGTCTGCGAAACGGCGAGCGTACATCTTGCCGCGGCGATGCCGAACATTCGCGCCATGGAATGCGAGACGGATTCCAGCCCGTTCAAGACCGCTCTGACAGGCGCAGCGCCCGGCGCCGACCGGCAGAAGAACGGCATGCTGCCGGTCCCGACCGGCCCCGGGCTCGGCATCGAGATCGACTGGGATGCAGTCGCGCGGCTTCGCGCATAG
- a CDS encoding FCD domain-containing protein, with the protein MIQSGDLQVGDRLPAERELMHRYGVSRSAIREAIASLANRGLVMTRLGHRPIVRKLDYEIAIDKVGKLVGHLVVDRDGVWNLFDSRIFLEAALARWAAGHARRDDIDELRAALEANRRAIGNSSRFDETDADFHAVLYRIPGNPIYPVVHKAYVEWLIQHWRSMKRGADIDQMNYAGHEAIFDAIAARDPDSAEEALRRHLVAAWEFVRSTFANRSQVAGQRPTADA; encoded by the coding sequence ATGATTCAATCCGGCGATCTTCAGGTGGGCGATCGCCTTCCCGCCGAACGAGAGCTGATGCACCGATATGGCGTGAGCCGGTCGGCCATCAGAGAAGCCATTGCCTCGCTGGCCAATCGTGGCCTTGTCATGACCCGCCTGGGACACCGTCCCATTGTGCGCAAGCTCGATTATGAGATCGCAATCGACAAGGTCGGAAAACTTGTCGGGCATCTTGTTGTGGACCGGGATGGAGTCTGGAACCTGTTCGACTCCCGCATCTTCCTCGAGGCGGCACTGGCGCGCTGGGCCGCCGGCCATGCACGGCGTGATGACATCGACGAGCTTCGAGCTGCATTGGAAGCCAATCGTCGGGCCATAGGCAATTCATCCCGGTTCGACGAAACCGATGCTGACTTCCACGCCGTCCTCTACCGGATCCCCGGCAATCCCATTTATCCGGTCGTTCACAAGGCTTATGTGGAGTGGCTCATCCAGCACTGGCGTTCCATGAAGCGTGGTGCGGATATCGACCAGATGAACTATGCAGGGCACGAAGCGATCTTCGATGCCATCGCAGCACGTGACCCGGACAGCGCGGAAGAGGCGCTGCGGCGCCACCTCGTCGCGGCGTGGGAGTTTGTGCGGTCGACATTTGCCAATAGGAGTCAGGTAGCCGGTCAACGACCGACTGCCGACGCTTGA
- a CDS encoding FadR/GntR family transcriptional regulator, with protein MSAGSARKRLFSTKPVTPARLADTVSDAIAAALFDGRIAPGEALPAEGEIAREFGVSKPIAREALRQLTAAGLIFTQQGKVARAKAMNGEPMERIYGYAARSSLERLREANEMRRVIETGIGRLAAERRDPAGLAAMERALHDMAGSIKEPSDFTEADILFHLGIALATGNTMIRVQMEGMRSVQREVSELFSRRANRTDADWNATVERHRAIYEAIATGAPDLAEQKIIAHFEAADIASLEVAEKLVGAGDTQR; from the coding sequence ATGAGCGCAGGATCGGCCAGAAAGCGACTCTTCTCCACCAAGCCGGTTACGCCGGCTCGGCTCGCGGATACCGTGTCAGATGCGATCGCGGCAGCCTTGTTCGACGGTCGCATCGCGCCCGGGGAGGCGCTGCCGGCCGAAGGCGAGATCGCCCGCGAGTTCGGTGTCTCCAAGCCCATCGCCCGCGAGGCGCTGCGCCAGCTGACGGCAGCAGGCTTGATCTTCACCCAGCAGGGCAAGGTCGCGCGCGCCAAGGCGATGAACGGCGAGCCGATGGAGCGCATCTACGGCTATGCCGCGCGCTCGAGCCTCGAGCGGCTGCGCGAGGCCAACGAGATGCGCCGCGTGATCGAGACGGGGATCGGCCGGTTGGCGGCGGAGCGTCGCGATCCGGCAGGGCTGGCCGCAATGGAGCGGGCGCTGCATGACATGGCCGGCTCCATAAAAGAGCCGTCGGATTTCACCGAGGCCGATATCCTTTTCCACCTCGGCATCGCGCTTGCCACGGGCAACACCATGATCCGTGTTCAGATGGAGGGCATGCGCTCCGTCCAGCGCGAGGTCTCGGAACTCTTCTCGCGCCGCGCCAACCGCACCGATGCCGACTGGAACGCGACCGTCGAGCGTCATCGCGCCATCTACGAAGCGATTGCAACCGGTGCGCCGGATCTCGCCGAGCAGAAGATCATCGCTCATTTCGAGGCGGCGGACATCGCGTCGCTCGAAGTCGCCGAGAAGCTTGTCGGGGCAGGGGATACGCAGCGATGA
- a CDS encoding alpha/beta fold hydrolase, which produces MRKRTGGYPVQERHEFRQSLQVSRSRSRGWLAPVLLGSAAALGGAVIYNRWQARDAERQYPPIGRFLDVDGVRLHYIERGQGDPLVLIHGNGTMIQDFTVSGLVDRLADRYRVIVIDRPGYGYSSRPRQLWTPYAHARLFREALAQLGVEQAVVYGHSWGTLVAMALALEFPSLVRGLVLGSGYYYPTLRADTFLFSPPAIPVIGDAMRYTVSPLVARAILPGMIKQMFQPAAVPDRFDRLFPKPLMLRPGQLRAAAEDAALMVPSAMELKRHYRSITMPVTIITGADDQIADVERQSSRLHRELPQSEFIALPGLGHMIHHLAPEAVVEAIDRTQQQSDSAQVP; this is translated from the coding sequence ATGCGGAAGCGCACTGGAGGCTACCCTGTTCAGGAGCGTCACGAGTTCCGGCAATCTCTTCAGGTCAGCCGCTCGAGGTCGCGCGGGTGGCTTGCTCCTGTTCTGCTGGGCTCAGCTGCGGCTCTCGGAGGAGCGGTCATTTATAACCGTTGGCAAGCTCGCGATGCCGAGCGCCAATATCCGCCAATCGGCCGCTTTCTCGATGTCGATGGAGTGCGTCTGCACTACATCGAGCGCGGCCAGGGAGATCCGCTGGTGCTGATCCATGGCAACGGCACCATGATTCAGGACTTTACTGTCAGCGGCCTCGTCGACCGGCTGGCAGATCGCTATCGGGTGATCGTCATAGACCGCCCCGGCTACGGCTACAGCTCGCGCCCGCGCCAGCTCTGGACGCCCTATGCCCACGCCCGTCTGTTTCGCGAGGCATTGGCGCAGCTCGGAGTCGAGCAGGCTGTAGTCTACGGGCACTCCTGGGGCACGCTCGTGGCCATGGCCCTCGCACTGGAGTTTCCCTCGCTGGTGCGTGGTCTCGTTCTGGGTTCGGGCTACTACTATCCCACCCTGCGTGCAGACACGTTCCTGTTTTCGCCACCGGCGATCCCGGTGATCGGCGATGCCATGCGCTACACAGTCTCTCCGCTCGTTGCACGCGCGATCCTGCCGGGCATGATCAAGCAGATGTTCCAGCCGGCCGCCGTGCCGGATCGCTTCGACCGCCTGTTCCCGAAGCCGCTGATGCTGCGCCCGGGGCAGCTTCGAGCCGCAGCAGAGGACGCGGCGCTGATGGTTCCGTCAGCCATGGAATTGAAGCGACACTACCGTAGCATAACGATGCCGGTGACGATCATCACGGGTGCGGACGATCAGATCGCGGATGTAGAGCGCCAATCCTCGCGGCTGCACCGAGAGCTGCCGCAGAGCGAATTCATCGCTCTTCCCGGTTTGGGTCACATGATTCACCACCTGGCTCCGGAGGCCGTCGTCGAAGCAATTGATCGCACTCAGCAACAATCCGACTCCGCGCAGGTCCCATGA
- a CDS encoding ABC transporter substrate-binding protein — protein MKRMTTTVLALGLMSGSVGAAELRFTIWTGNEAHLKMLNGFVDSFKAKRPDVTVKYETIPPGDYTQKLTFQLAGGNPPDAGWLMEDAAPTFAAAGVLENLAPALNKAQGYDFADFSKPALGLWTAGDKVYGVPFSTSPFVIFYDKDLFDKAGLEDPNALAAKGEWNMAKFQEVSKKLKDATGKWGFEFKDGQGYDTRIMHALMPPIRAAGGDVWASKQCGFDKPEAVAAVTQLHDMVFKDKSIVPPGEQGDYFSGGSAMTINQISRASLMPKAGFKWGIAPLPTGAGGESPVIGQAGIVVFSAGKQKELAAEFVAHMTTKENVAAAAQFFPPARKTVLDSDAFTKSNNLIPPDQMKVVADAISKGKVLPAHEKSPQILAAMKPRVDALWRANADVAASLKAVCTAIQPLL, from the coding sequence ATGAAGAGAATGACGACCACGGTGCTGGCGCTCGGACTGATGTCGGGCTCTGTCGGCGCCGCGGAGCTCCGTTTCACCATCTGGACGGGCAACGAGGCGCATCTCAAGATGCTCAACGGGTTCGTGGACAGCTTCAAGGCGAAGCGCCCCGATGTGACCGTCAAGTACGAGACGATTCCGCCGGGCGACTACACCCAGAAGCTCACCTTCCAGCTGGCCGGCGGCAACCCGCCGGACGCCGGGTGGCTGATGGAGGATGCCGCACCGACCTTCGCTGCGGCGGGCGTGCTAGAAAATCTCGCCCCGGCATTGAACAAAGCTCAAGGTTACGATTTCGCGGACTTTTCCAAGCCTGCGCTCGGCCTCTGGACGGCCGGCGACAAGGTCTACGGGGTGCCGTTCTCGACCTCGCCATTCGTGATCTTCTACGACAAGGACCTGTTCGACAAGGCGGGCCTAGAAGATCCGAATGCCCTTGCAGCCAAGGGCGAGTGGAACATGGCGAAGTTCCAGGAAGTGTCCAAGAAGCTCAAGGATGCCACCGGCAAGTGGGGCTTCGAGTTCAAGGATGGCCAAGGCTACGATACACGCATCATGCACGCATTGATGCCGCCGATCCGCGCCGCCGGCGGGGACGTGTGGGCCAGCAAGCAGTGCGGCTTCGACAAGCCTGAGGCGGTGGCAGCCGTCACGCAGCTGCACGACATGGTCTTCAAGGATAAGTCGATCGTGCCGCCCGGCGAACAGGGGGACTACTTCTCCGGCGGCTCCGCCATGACCATCAACCAGATCTCGCGCGCCTCGCTCATGCCGAAGGCAGGTTTCAAATGGGGCATCGCTCCGCTGCCGACAGGTGCGGGCGGCGAGTCGCCGGTCATCGGGCAGGCCGGCATCGTCGTGTTCTCAGCCGGCAAGCAGAAGGAGCTTGCTGCCGAGTTCGTGGCTCACATGACGACCAAGGAGAACGTCGCCGCCGCGGCGCAGTTCTTCCCACCGGCGCGCAAGACCGTGCTCGACAGCGATGCCTTCACCAAGTCCAACAACCTCATCCCCCCGGACCAGATGAAGGTCGTGGCCGACGCCATTTCCAAGGGCAAGGTGTTGCCGGCCCATGAGAAGAGCCCGCAGATCCTCGCCGCCATGAAGCCGCGCGTCGACGCCCTGTGGCGCGCCAATGCCGATGTGGCAGCTTCCTTGAAGGCCGTCTGCACCGCCATCCAACCGTTGCTCTGA
- the aldA gene encoding aldehyde dehydrogenase → MTAPAGTRHVENVTHYQMYIDGAWTDGQAPGRLEVENPANESVFATVPAGSVNDATAALEAAKLAQPAWAALPPIVRSGYILNLAAAVRREKAHLARIVVLEQGKPLNQAESEIDAVVTFLTYAAEHARRIEGDLLPSDHPNEDVWIRRVPFGVVVGLTAWNYPAALAARKIGPALVAGNTIVVKGHESTPLSAIEIARLAHEVGLPKGVLNVVTGDGRTVGDALVRSPLSDLVTMTGSVRAGREIYAAGAQDLKVVRLELGGKAPFIVLEDADVDAAVEAAIISRFTNCGQICTCNERMYLHKAIAEPFLDKFVSRVKALKLADPMTNPDMGPKVNRPEVDKVEEIVNEAIGAGAEVLAGGHRLTEGEFARGHWFEPTVLRVHSNRTPVMQREIFGPVAPVMTVDSFEQALTFANDTSYGLSAYVYTNDLRRVMRLSRELSFGELYVNRPCGELVQGFHTGWKHSGLGGEDGKYGFDGYLRKQTTYVRW, encoded by the coding sequence ATGACCGCTCCGGCCGGAACCCGTCACGTGGAAAATGTGACCCACTATCAAATGTATATCGATGGAGCCTGGACGGATGGTCAGGCGCCTGGTCGACTGGAAGTCGAGAATCCGGCGAACGAGTCGGTTTTCGCAACCGTTCCTGCCGGCTCGGTGAACGATGCGACGGCTGCCTTGGAGGCCGCCAAGCTTGCCCAGCCTGCCTGGGCCGCTCTGCCACCCATCGTGCGGTCCGGCTACATCCTCAATCTTGCCGCGGCCGTCCGCCGGGAGAAGGCGCACCTCGCACGCATTGTGGTGCTCGAACAGGGAAAGCCCCTGAACCAAGCTGAGAGCGAGATCGACGCCGTCGTGACGTTTCTCACCTATGCGGCCGAGCACGCGCGACGCATCGAGGGCGATCTTCTCCCATCGGACCATCCGAACGAGGATGTCTGGATCCGCCGCGTGCCCTTCGGCGTGGTTGTCGGCCTGACGGCTTGGAACTACCCGGCGGCCCTGGCGGCCCGCAAGATCGGTCCCGCCCTTGTCGCAGGCAACACCATCGTCGTGAAGGGCCATGAATCCACTCCCCTGTCCGCCATCGAGATTGCCCGGCTCGCCCATGAGGTCGGGCTGCCGAAAGGTGTGCTCAACGTGGTGACCGGCGACGGGCGTACCGTCGGCGATGCCCTCGTGCGTTCTCCCTTGAGCGATCTCGTCACCATGACGGGCAGCGTGCGCGCGGGGCGGGAGATCTATGCCGCAGGCGCGCAGGATCTGAAGGTCGTCCGTTTGGAACTGGGCGGCAAAGCACCCTTCATCGTCCTCGAGGATGCCGATGTCGATGCGGCCGTCGAGGCCGCGATCATCTCGCGCTTCACGAATTGCGGACAGATCTGTACCTGCAACGAGCGCATGTATCTGCACAAGGCCATTGCGGAACCCTTTCTCGACAAGTTCGTCTCGCGTGTGAAAGCGCTGAAGCTCGCCGATCCCATGACGAATCCCGATATGGGACCGAAGGTGAATCGGCCAGAGGTCGACAAGGTCGAGGAGATCGTCAACGAGGCGATAGGGGCAGGCGCCGAGGTGCTCGCCGGCGGACACCGGCTGACGGAAGGCGAATTTGCACGCGGTCACTGGTTCGAGCCGACCGTGCTTCGGGTTCACAGCAACCGGACACCGGTGATGCAGCGGGAAATCTTCGGCCCGGTGGCGCCGGTGATGACGGTCGACAGCTTCGAACAGGCGCTGACCTTCGCCAACGACACGAGCTACGGCCTGTCGGCCTATGTCTACACGAACGATCTGCGCCGGGTCATGCGCCTCTCCCGCGAGCTTTCATTCGGTGAGCTCTACGTCAATCGCCCCTGTGGGGAACTCGTCCAGGGTTTCCATACGGGCTGGAAGCATTCGGGCCTCGGCGGCGAGGACGGCAAGTACGGTTTCGACGGCTACCTGCGGAAGCAGACCACTTATGTCCGCTGGTGA